Proteins encoded by one window of Mariniplasma anaerobium:
- the galE gene encoding UDP-glucose 4-epimerase GalE: MNILVSGGTGYIGSHTVVELIAAGHSVVIVDNLVNSNEETIDKIFKISGVKPIFYKVDCTDHIKLEAIFKLHQFDGIIHFAGLKAVGESVSIPLAYYYNNLVSTINLSQLAIKYGVNKFVFSSSATVYGDQKVPFSEDMELLPTTNPYGETKAMSERILKDTAQVNKDFKVSILRYFNPVGAHSSGLIGEQPNGIPNNLMPYIQKVANKKLPILSIYGNDYDTPDGTGVRDYIHVVDLAKGHVLAIEKLLDSVEVYNLGTGIGVSVLELLTAFEKANKIEIPYKIVGRRPGDISNSYADATKAYDKLGWKAEKTILDMCKDTWKFEKSNKA, encoded by the coding sequence ATGAATATATTAGTTTCTGGTGGTACAGGTTATATTGGTTCACATACTGTAGTTGAATTGATTGCTGCAGGTCATAGTGTTGTAATTGTTGATAATTTAGTAAATTCAAATGAAGAAACAATAGATAAAATTTTTAAAATTTCTGGTGTTAAACCTATATTTTATAAAGTTGATTGTACAGATCATATCAAGTTAGAAGCTATATTTAAACTTCATCAATTTGATGGAATCATCCATTTCGCTGGATTAAAGGCTGTTGGTGAGTCAGTATCAATTCCTTTGGCTTATTATTATAATAATTTGGTATCTACAATTAATTTAAGTCAATTAGCAATTAAATATGGTGTTAATAAATTTGTATTCTCATCAAGTGCAACCGTTTATGGAGATCAAAAGGTTCCTTTTTCTGAAGATATGGAATTACTTCCAACAACCAATCCATATGGTGAAACTAAAGCGATGAGTGAACGTATTTTAAAAGATACGGCTCAAGTCAATAAAGACTTTAAAGTATCAATCTTAAGATATTTTAATCCAGTTGGGGCACATAGTTCAGGTTTAATTGGTGAACAACCAAATGGTATTCCAAATAATTTAATGCCTTATATACAAAAAGTTGCCAATAAAAAATTACCAATCTTAAGTATTTATGGAAATGATTATGATACACCTGATGGAACAGGTGTAAGAGATTATATTCATGTGGTTGATTTAGCTAAAGGTCATGTCCTTGCTATTGAAAAACTATTAGATAGTGTTGAAGTTTATAATCTAGGCACTGGTATTGGCGTTTCTGTTTTAGAGCTCTTAACAGCTTTTGAAAAAGCTAATAAAATAGAAATACCTTATAAAATTGTAGGTAGAAGACCAGGAGATATATCAAATAGTTATGCAGATGCAACTAAAGCTTATGATAAATTAGGATGGAAAGCAGAAAAAACGATTCTAGATATGTGCAAAGATACTTGGAAGTTCGAAAAAAGTAATAAAGCTTAA
- the lon gene encoding endopeptidase La, giving the protein MELAKSLPAIIVRGTVPVPNNDFRIEVGRKISLKAVEEAEKNFGSYVIILVQKNPLIEEPTTKDIESFGVLAKIQMKIKLPNEAYKVKLSILSRIEVKDYFITEPYYVVEYEEKDTIMSDQDKEVTLVKMVVEEVAKYGQTILLPNNQVLEKIQNGITSEKVCDMVSFYLKISEQEKYRYLEELDLNKRLRMLLEDINKQKMIVELEQKINEEIKKSIDENQKEYYLREKMRAIQNELGDKAKKEEEIDELRTKILKAKMPKNIEVKALAELSRYQSTPSAMAESSIIKSYLDLLVDLPWHKSSKDNYDLKKVQQKLDENHYALEKVKDRIIEYLAVKIMTKRNPQTILCLAGPPGVGKTSLAISIAEALNRKFVKQSLGGVRDESEIRGHRRTYIGAMPGRIIKGMKDAKTMNPVFLLDEIDKMSSDFKGDPASAMLEVLDPEQNANFSDHYLEEPYDLSQVLFITTANYLENVPAPLRDRMEIVELSSYTEHEKFQIARRHLIKKQLKAHGLKDKDFEITDDAIYHIIQHYTREAGVRELNRYIGALIRKGIKDILLKKISTIYIDDEALEAYVGKPKYTHNLADAKEQIGVATGLAYTAFGGDTLPVEVTYYKGKGHLVLTGKLGDVMKESAQTALSFVKSNAKNLNLDPSLFEENDFHIHVPEGAVPKDGPSAGITIATAIVSAATQKYVRKEVGMTGEITLRGHVLPIGGLREKSIAAHRSGLKTILIPKQNEKDIDDIPEEVRSALEIITVENVNEVFKIALK; this is encoded by the coding sequence ATGGAACTAGCAAAAAGTCTTCCAGCAATCATCGTACGCGGTACTGTTCCAGTACCTAATAATGATTTTAGAATTGAAGTTGGTCGTAAGATATCTTTAAAGGCTGTAGAAGAAGCTGAAAAGAATTTTGGATCTTATGTAATCATCTTAGTACAAAAAAATCCTTTGATCGAAGAACCAACAACAAAAGATATTGAATCTTTTGGTGTTTTAGCTAAGATTCAAATGAAAATAAAATTGCCAAATGAAGCATATAAAGTTAAACTATCTATTCTTAGCCGTATTGAGGTTAAAGATTATTTTATAACTGAACCATACTATGTGGTTGAATATGAAGAAAAAGATACTATCATGAGTGATCAAGATAAAGAGGTTACTTTAGTTAAAATGGTAGTTGAAGAAGTCGCAAAATATGGGCAAACAATTTTATTACCTAACAATCAAGTCTTAGAAAAAATTCAAAATGGTATTACAAGCGAAAAAGTTTGTGATATGGTTTCGTTTTATCTAAAAATAAGCGAACAAGAAAAATACAGATATTTAGAAGAATTAGATTTAAACAAACGTTTACGTATGTTATTAGAAGACATTAACAAACAAAAAATGATTGTTGAATTAGAACAAAAGATTAATGAAGAAATTAAAAAATCAATTGATGAAAATCAAAAAGAATATTATCTTCGTGAAAAAATGCGTGCCATTCAAAATGAATTGGGCGATAAAGCGAAAAAAGAAGAAGAAATTGATGAGCTAAGAACTAAAATCTTGAAAGCTAAAATGCCTAAAAACATTGAAGTTAAAGCATTAGCTGAACTTTCTAGATATCAATCTACACCTTCTGCAATGGCAGAATCATCAATTATTAAATCTTATCTTGATTTGCTAGTTGATTTGCCTTGGCATAAATCAAGTAAAGATAATTATGATTTGAAAAAGGTTCAACAAAAACTTGATGAAAACCATTACGCTTTAGAAAAAGTTAAAGATCGTATTATTGAATATTTAGCTGTTAAGATTATGACAAAACGTAATCCACAAACAATTTTATGTCTTGCTGGTCCTCCTGGTGTTGGTAAAACATCACTTGCTATATCAATAGCTGAAGCACTTAATCGTAAGTTTGTTAAACAATCTTTAGGTGGTGTCAGAGATGAATCAGAAATAAGAGGACATAGAAGAACCTATATTGGAGCTATGCCAGGTCGTATTATTAAAGGTATGAAAGATGCGAAGACCATGAACCCTGTCTTCTTACTCGATGAAATCGATAAGATGAGCAGTGATTTCAAAGGGGATCCAGCATCTGCAATGCTTGAAGTTTTAGATCCTGAACAAAATGCTAATTTTAGTGACCATTATTTAGAAGAACCTTATGATTTATCACAAGTGTTATTTATAACAACAGCAAACTATTTAGAAAACGTACCTGCGCCTTTAAGAGACCGTATGGAAATTGTTGAATTATCTAGTTATACTGAACATGAAAAATTCCAAATTGCTAGACGTCATTTAATTAAAAAACAATTAAAGGCTCATGGTCTTAAAGATAAAGATTTTGAAATTACTGATGATGCGATATATCATATCATTCAACACTACACCAGAGAAGCTGGTGTGCGTGAATTGAATAGATATATTGGGGCCTTGATTAGAAAAGGTATTAAAGATATATTATTAAAGAAAATTTCAACTATATATATTGATGATGAAGCTTTAGAAGCATATGTTGGCAAACCTAAGTATACTCATAATTTAGCAGATGCTAAAGAACAAATTGGTGTTGCTACTGGATTAGCTTATACAGCCTTTGGTGGAGATACACTTCCAGTTGAAGTGACTTACTATAAGGGTAAAGGCCATTTGGTTTTAACAGGTAAACTTGGCGATGTGATGAAAGAATCAGCACAAACAGCTCTATCATTTGTTAAATCAAACGCTAAAAATCTTAATTTAGATCCTTCATTATTTGAAGAAAATGATTTCCATATTCATGTGCCTGAAGGAGCAGTTCCTAAAGATGGACCTTCTGCAGGTATTACAATTGCAACTGCAATTGTCTCAGCTGCTACACAAAAATATGTTAGAAAAGAAGTTGGGATGACTGGTGAAATCACATTAAGAGGACATGTACTACCTATTGGTGGCTTAAGAGAAAAATCAATTGCTGCTCATAGAAGTGGATTAAAGACAATTTTAATTCCAAAACAAAATGAAAAAGATATTGATGACATTCCTGAAGAAGTAAGATCAGCATTAGAAATCATAACTGTTGAAAATGTGAATGAAGTCTTTAAAATTGCGCTTAAATAA
- a CDS encoding GNAT family N-acetyltransferase translates to MITIKEVNNFVDSIRFTEFPNKLYKKVEAFVPALSIDERNVFNKKTNPVHEYCDSIRFLAYNDGKLVGRIAGIINHKLNKAFDKKEVRFSRIDMIDDIEVTKALIKSVQDWGTKEGMTDIIGPIGFTDLDRQGLLVEGFDQLNMFITVYNHPYYKEHLEQLGFEKDVDWVEKQIMWPTEVSDKVKRGAEIARKRYGYRLIKVKKKKELFKYIYEAFAMYNVAFEELYGFFPITDKVMDYYIKQMIMIVQLEYIWFVLDKEDKIVGFTVIMPSLAKVNKKNNGHLFPFGIFRLLRGLKKYDVIDLYFIAVDPKHQGHGIIALMFEDGIITGAKHGVKFAESGPELEENIAIQNQWKSFDFNEHKRRRCYKKKI, encoded by the coding sequence ATGATTACAATTAAAGAAGTAAATAATTTTGTTGATTCAATTCGTTTTACTGAGTTTCCTAATAAATTATATAAAAAAGTTGAGGCCTTTGTTCCAGCACTTTCAATAGATGAAAGAAACGTATTTAATAAAAAAACAAATCCAGTTCATGAATACTGTGATTCAATTCGTTTTCTTGCATATAATGATGGTAAGCTTGTAGGACGTATTGCAGGTATCATCAATCATAAGCTTAATAAAGCTTTTGATAAAAAGGAAGTTAGATTTTCAAGAATTGATATGATTGATGACATAGAAGTTACAAAAGCATTGATCAAATCAGTCCAAGACTGGGGTACCAAAGAAGGCATGACTGATATCATCGGTCCGATTGGCTTTACCGATCTTGATCGTCAAGGCTTATTAGTTGAAGGTTTTGATCAACTTAATATGTTTATAACTGTTTATAATCATCCTTACTATAAGGAACACCTTGAACAATTAGGATTTGAAAAAGATGTTGACTGGGTTGAAAAACAAATCATGTGGCCAACTGAAGTATCTGATAAAGTTAAACGTGGTGCAGAAATAGCTAGAAAACGCTATGGTTATCGTTTAATTAAAGTTAAAAAGAAAAAAGAATTGTTCAAATACATTTATGAAGCATTTGCAATGTATAATGTAGCATTTGAAGAATTATATGGCTTCTTTCCAATCACTGATAAAGTCATGGATTATTATATTAAACAAATGATCATGATTGTTCAATTAGAATATATCTGGTTTGTTTTAGACAAAGAAGATAAAATAGTAGGCTTTACAGTCATTATGCCAAGTTTAGCCAAAGTCAATAAAAAGAATAATGGTCACTTGTTTCCATTTGGCATCTTTAGATTACTTAGAGGTCTGAAAAAATATGATGTTATTGATCTATATTTCATTGCAGTTGATCCAAAACATCAAGGACATGGTATCATTGCATTAATGTTTGAAGATGGTATTATAACAGGCGCAAAACATGGTGTTAAATTTGCTGAAAGTGGACCTGAACTTGAAGAAAATATTGCAATTCAAAATCAATGGAAATCATTTGATTTTAATGAACATAAACGTAGACGTTGTTATAAAAAGAAAATCTAG
- a CDS encoding phosphoenolpyruvate carboxykinase (ATP) → MKRFHLTDRYALINFNASLCDNEIQIVSSKSFEMVLAQYIRKLRSEKDIIMLQFKGVSIPMIHDAYKLLLIYDYLDIDKKNPALTPLLNKRDAFYRFTESFYDHWRKLERFGMVLANKRYTNQSHANLLINESDQFNQRILNLYRTITQNILGKQFYTLRQLPAGINANLALMPHKFSDHPTYHNLQNVNYIQEILTRPPFIIYSKSNKREGLFREVHENPLDHIEINKLHYITYPIKVGKLIAFVYIHRDFLHHGIALSNLFEPASFKDYEHKKPDLLYIYGVRENEFDCTYYKDLGENIYIGVVSRSDKNDYFGYMKKMLLTLHNIHSIDHKNLPIHGAMVNILLKNGKEKNVVVIGDSGAGKSETLEALRVIGRDYIKDMRVVFDDMGTFFIKNKKIYARGTETGAFVRLDDLDAGYAYQEMDRAIFFNPDQLNARVILPVSTYDFIIKDHSVDFLFYANNYIDTNDGITYFDDINDALKTFKEGKRFAKGTTAEIGLVKSYFANPFGPVQQEQMCDLLIDNMFKILYTHHITVGEIYTRLAIKGKAMNGPQEAAKKLLQLITKDAS, encoded by the coding sequence ATGAAAAGATTCCATTTAACAGATAGATATGCGCTCATCAATTTCAATGCATCCCTTTGTGATAACGAGATACAAATCGTTTCATCAAAGAGTTTTGAAATGGTGCTAGCTCAATACATAAGAAAACTTAGATCAGAAAAAGATATCATTATGCTGCAATTTAAAGGGGTATCTATCCCTATGATTCATGATGCATATAAACTCTTGTTGATTTATGATTATTTAGATATAGACAAGAAAAATCCAGCCTTAACACCTCTTTTAAATAAACGAGATGCTTTTTATCGTTTTACCGAAAGTTTTTATGACCATTGGAGAAAACTTGAACGTTTTGGTATGGTTCTAGCAAATAAACGCTATACCAACCAGTCTCATGCAAATCTATTGATCAATGAATCAGATCAATTCAATCAACGTATCTTAAATCTTTATAGAACAATCACACAAAACATATTGGGAAAACAATTTTATACATTAAGACAACTTCCAGCTGGCATAAACGCAAATCTTGCGTTAATGCCTCATAAGTTTAGCGATCATCCAACTTATCATAATCTCCAAAATGTAAATTACATTCAAGAGATACTAACTAGACCTCCATTTATTATTTACTCAAAATCAAATAAACGTGAAGGACTATTTAGAGAAGTTCATGAAAATCCACTTGATCATATTGAAATTAATAAACTTCACTATATAACTTATCCTATTAAAGTGGGTAAACTTATAGCATTCGTATATATTCATAGAGATTTTCTTCATCATGGGATTGCCTTAAGTAATTTATTCGAACCTGCTTCTTTTAAAGATTATGAACATAAAAAACCTGATCTTCTTTATATCTATGGCGTTAGAGAAAATGAATTTGATTGCACATACTATAAAGATTTAGGAGAAAATATATATATTGGAGTTGTTTCTAGATCAGATAAAAATGATTATTTTGGATATATGAAAAAAATGTTATTAACACTACATAACATTCATTCCATTGATCATAAAAATCTACCCATCCATGGAGCAATGGTTAACATCTTATTAAAAAATGGAAAAGAAAAAAATGTAGTTGTTATCGGTGATAGTGGTGCAGGTAAATCAGAAACACTAGAAGCTCTAAGAGTCATAGGTAGGGACTATATTAAAGATATGCGAGTTGTTTTTGATGATATGGGAACATTCTTTATTAAAAACAAAAAGATTTATGCACGAGGAACAGAAACTGGAGCATTTGTTCGCTTAGATGATCTTGATGCAGGATATGCCTATCAAGAAATGGATCGTGCAATATTTTTTAATCCAGATCAATTAAATGCCCGAGTGATTCTACCAGTAAGTACTTATGATTTCATCATTAAAGATCATAGCGTAGATTTTCTGTTTTACGCAAACAATTATATAGATACAAATGATGGTATCACATATTTTGATGATATCAATGATGCACTTAAAACCTTTAAAGAAGGCAAAAGATTTGCTAAAGGAACAACTGCAGAAATTGGATTGGTTAAAAGTTATTTCGCAAATCCTTTTGGACCTGTACAACAGGAACAAATGTGTGATCTATTAATTGATAACATGTTTAAAATCTTATATACGCATCATATTACAGTCGGTGAAATTTATACAAGACTTGCTATCAAAGGTAAAGCGATGAATGGTCCACAAGAGGCTGCTAAAAAATTATTACAACTTATCACTAAAGATGCATCTTAA
- a CDS encoding trypsin-like peptidase domain-containing protein, with product MKKLTLFVLFALLLSLTACAAETIDYTIDFESNGGSSIASISSGELPGMIPVKDGYKFSGWFLDSDLNYPAYFNAVVYKDMTVYAKWVLDEEILTTDDIESIIENYPFESLNPLDLDPLYIIELYEDYINDMLSEIQKSVVMIDIYDGLDYIGGGSGVIIDKSGSTYYVLTNHHVVDGSEGFEFEITLFGNTSDTIISDNNINLLWKDVTNDLALMTFTSTKTFVPVEFADLSDIRVGEMVFAIGSPLDLPNTITSGIVSMVNRSMWDYDGMDTMMIQHTAGINPGNSGGALIDVYGKLVGINTMAYVDEYVGEGINNLFFSVQIDIIIDTIESYE from the coding sequence ATGAAAAAATTGACATTATTTGTTTTATTTGCATTATTACTAAGTTTAACAGCTTGTGCAGCTGAAACTATAGATTATACCATTGATTTTGAATCAAATGGTGGTTCAAGTATTGCTTCAATAAGCAGTGGAGAACTTCCAGGCATGATCCCAGTAAAAGATGGATACAAGTTTTCAGGATGGTTTTTAGATAGTGATCTTAATTATCCAGCGTACTTTAATGCAGTAGTTTATAAAGATATGACTGTTTATGCAAAATGGGTTTTAGATGAAGAGATATTAACAACTGATGATATTGAATCTATTATAGAGAACTATCCGTTTGAATCACTAAATCCACTTGATCTTGATCCTTTATACATCATTGAATTATATGAAGATTATATCAATGATATGTTATCTGAAATTCAAAAATCTGTAGTGATGATTGATATTTATGATGGCTTAGATTATATAGGTGGTGGCTCAGGAGTTATCATAGATAAAAGTGGCTCAACCTATTATGTTTTAACAAATCATCACGTTGTCGATGGAAGTGAAGGTTTTGAGTTTGAAATAACATTGTTTGGAAATACAAGCGACACGATTATCAGTGATAACAATATTAATCTTTTATGGAAAGATGTAACAAATGATCTTGCTTTAATGACTTTTACATCCACTAAAACTTTTGTACCTGTTGAATTTGCGGATTTATCAGATATACGCGTAGGAGAAATGGTTTTTGCAATCGGATCACCACTTGATCTTCCAAATACTATAACTTCAGGAATTGTTTCAATGGTTAATCGATCCATGTGGGACTATGATGGTATGGATACCATGATGATTCAACACACTGCAGGTATTAATCCTGGAAACAGTGGTGGAGCTTTAATAGATGTATATGGTAAGTTAGTCGGCATTAATACCATGGCATATGTTGATGAATATGTTGGTGAAGGTATTAATAATTTATTTTTCAGTGTTCAAATCGATATCATTATAGATACGATAGAAAGTTATGAGTAA
- the tig gene encoding trigger factor yields MKVEKLATNRVKYTFEVTPEEFEHGLSHAFDTVQKDVEVKGFRKGHVPRNIYETKFGIESLYEDAINHVLHHKYHEAQAHPDYEIVGQPDVDVDFAKIKIGEPFEVSLEAPVKPDVKLGEYKNIEVKNIDITVSDADVDKEIKNLLGQKAELELKEGALELGDTAIFDFDGYLDNEPFEGGKAENYQLEIGSNQFIPGFEDQMVGLKSGEKKDLKVTFPENYQADNLAGKEVTFKVTLHEIKTKNLPELNDEFVVSLEKEGVKTVEELTKTTREELEAAKKTQAEQTMTSEIIEKVVNAAELDVPEVMVEDEIKQYKENIANQAKQYGLEYDMFLQMNGITPEQFDVQVKVESEKRVKTTLVIEEIAKLEGIKATKEELEVKYVELAEQYKMAVDEIKKYIPTNILEKDVIVNKAYLFVVDNAKKV; encoded by the coding sequence ATGAAAGTAGAAAAATTAGCAACAAACCGTGTGAAATACACATTTGAAGTTACACCAGAAGAATTTGAACATGGATTAAGCCATGCGTTTGATACAGTTCAAAAAGATGTAGAAGTAAAAGGATTTAGAAAAGGTCATGTACCAAGAAATATTTATGAAACAAAATTTGGAATTGAATCATTATATGAAGATGCGATCAATCATGTATTACATCATAAATATCATGAAGCACAAGCTCATCCTGATTATGAAATCGTAGGTCAACCTGATGTCGATGTTGATTTTGCAAAAATCAAGATTGGCGAACCATTTGAAGTATCATTAGAAGCACCTGTTAAACCTGATGTAAAATTAGGCGAATACAAAAACATAGAAGTTAAAAATATTGACATAACAGTAAGTGATGCTGATGTAGATAAAGAAATCAAAAATCTTTTAGGACAAAAAGCAGAACTAGAATTAAAAGAAGGCGCATTAGAACTTGGAGATACAGCAATCTTTGATTTTGATGGATACCTTGATAACGAACCTTTTGAAGGCGGAAAAGCTGAAAACTATCAATTAGAAATTGGTTCTAACCAATTCATTCCTGGATTTGAAGACCAAATGGTTGGTTTAAAATCAGGAGAGAAAAAAGATTTAAAAGTAACTTTCCCTGAAAACTATCAAGCTGATAACTTAGCAGGTAAAGAAGTTACATTTAAAGTTACACTTCACGAAATTAAAACCAAAAACTTACCTGAATTAAATGATGAATTTGTTGTAAGTCTTGAAAAAGAAGGCGTTAAGACTGTTGAAGAATTAACAAAGACAACAAGAGAAGAATTAGAAGCAGCTAAGAAAACTCAAGCAGAACAAACAATGACATCAGAAATTATCGAAAAAGTAGTAAATGCAGCTGAGCTAGATGTTCCTGAAGTTATGGTTGAAGATGAAATCAAACAATATAAAGAAAATATCGCAAATCAAGCTAAACAATATGGTCTAGAATATGATATGTTCTTACAAATGAACGGTATCACTCCTGAACAATTTGACGTTCAAGTTAAAGTTGAATCAGAAAAAAGAGTAAAAACTACATTAGTTATTGAAGAAATCGCTAAATTAGAAGGTATTAAAGCAACCAAAGAAGAACTAGAAGTAAAATATGTAGAGCTAGCAGAACAATATAAGATGGCAGTTGATGAAATCAAGAAATATATTCCTACTAATATCTTAGAAAAAGATGTTATTGTCAATAAAGCATATTTATTTGTTGTAGATAACGCTAAAAAAGTATAA
- a CDS encoding GNAT family N-acetyltransferase, with translation MKTLITKRLILRDLALRDVQDLFAYAKKPNIGPMAGWSPHKNIKETAKILKLLIREQEVWGITTKTDDALIGTIGLHVRNFENAVENRREIGYVLDDKYWGQGLIVEACFKVLDYGFNALGLDEIMCGHMVSNTQSKRVIEKCGFRYLKTEKREYMDKEDIDVMVYHMTKRDYKELIDHDNTKT, from the coding sequence ATGAAAACATTAATAACAAAAAGATTAATTTTAAGAGATTTAGCTTTAAGAGATGTGCAAGATCTTTTTGCATATGCAAAAAAACCAAATATTGGTCCCATGGCTGGATGGTCTCCACATAAAAACATTAAAGAGACTGCAAAGATATTAAAATTATTAATACGGGAACAAGAAGTTTGGGGTATAACGACTAAAACTGATGATGCTTTAATTGGAACCATTGGTCTGCATGTTAGAAATTTTGAAAATGCAGTCGAAAACAGAAGAGAAATAGGATATGTTCTTGATGATAAATATTGGGGACAAGGCTTAATTGTCGAAGCGTGCTTTAAAGTTTTAGATTATGGCTTTAATGCACTTGGATTAGATGAAATCATGTGTGGCCATATGGTCTCAAATACTCAATCTAAGCGGGTTATTGAAAAATGTGGGTTTAGATACCTAAAGACAGAAAAAAGAGAATATATGGATAAAGAAGATATAGATGTCATGGTATATCACATGACAAAAAGAGATTATAAGGAGTTGATTGATCATGACAACACTAAAACCTAA
- the yihA gene encoding ribosome biogenesis GTP-binding protein YihA/YsxC: MIKEAMYIKSLTDLKDKPDVLPQILLLGRSNVGKSSFINSLTNRKNLARVSKTPGKTLLLNFYLINQNFYLVDAPGYGYARRSKSLKDDFIIMIEKFLLDNQDLLFVCLLIDFKVGPTKDDLNTYQFLRQLGREVIVVATKKDKIPKTKQFKQEKLIKGMLSNPEIFIAISNVTKENIDKVETLFLSRIDEVIHP, from the coding sequence GTGATTAAAGAAGCAATGTATATAAAAAGCTTAACAGATTTAAAAGATAAACCAGATGTTTTACCTCAAATACTACTTTTAGGACGTAGTAATGTAGGGAAAAGCTCTTTTATCAATAGCTTAACTAACAGAAAAAATTTAGCTAGAGTTTCTAAAACACCAGGTAAAACTTTGTTATTAAATTTTTATTTAATCAATCAAAACTTTTATCTTGTAGATGCACCTGGCTATGGATATGCAAGACGATCTAAAAGTTTAAAAGATGATTTTATCATTATGATAGAAAAGTTCTTGCTTGATAATCAGGATTTGTTATTTGTTTGTCTTTTAATTGATTTCAAAGTAGGTCCAACAAAAGATGATTTAAATACATATCAATTTTTAAGACAATTGGGTCGTGAAGTCATTGTTGTTGCAACTAAAAAGGATAAAATACCTAAGACAAAACAATTTAAACAAGAAAAATTAATCAAAGGTATGTTAAGTAATCCTGAGATATTTATTGCTATAAGCAATGTAACAAAAGAAAACATAGATAAGGTTGAAACATTATTCTTGTCAAGAATAGACGAAGTGATTCATCCTTAA